The proteins below come from a single Synechococcus sp. WH 8101 genomic window:
- a CDS encoding ATP-dependent Clp protease ATP-binding subunit, whose product MLSEDRPAIDFPVSLTSEPDRFSDEAWELLLAGQDLARRWRHGELDVEHLMQVLFSDRRFAGSLRGLSLDADDLLDQLEGFLAEQPVARSEDLFIGEDLEQLLEVADRVRALWGSRLIELSHLLIAMGRDPRIGADCLASAGLPADRLESELRRQRPTAAAAPVSPPPVPASPATPTPAAPAPAATPPPPSPAAVSVSAEPEEPSALQLYGRDLTAAAEAGQLDPVIGRDGEIRRLIKVLSRRGKNNPVLIGAPGVGKTAIAECLAQRIVAGEVPDSLRGQRLVALDVGALIAGAKFRGQFEERLRSVLAEVSDADAGVVLFIDELHTVVSSDRSSADAGSLLKPALARGELRCIAATTPEDYRRTVEKDPALSRRFQQVPILEPSIELSIEILRGLKERYELHHGVTITDGALTAAARLADRYISDRCLPDKAIDLIDEAAAQLKMDVTSKPQVVEDAETELRRVELALLAAEQAPEAERVQLQRSRLEASACLEDLRGRWQAERDQLEELRQLLQEDETLRHAIAEAERNGDLEEAARLEYDQLHRVQQRRTDLEQVLVEAQEQGTALLREQVEAGDIADVVARWTGIPVQRLLAGERQKLLELETQLQQRVVGQPEAVQAVASAIRRARAGMKDPRRPVGSFLFLGPTGVGKTELAKALAALLFDEEEALVRLDMSEFMERNAVARLLGAPPGYVGYEEGGQLTEAVRRRPYALLLLDEVEKAHPDVFNVLLQVLDDGRLTDSQGRTVDFRHTVVVMTSNLASRAILDRAREGQQPDADQAALDQALAARVDEALARQFRPEFLNRIDEVIRFRPLAIEDLERIVHLQLAELAQLMREQDLELRVDPAVVRALAEQGFEPEYGARPLRRVLRRQLENPLATQLLEDRFSGASAVRVRCGDGALESFLFAPED is encoded by the coding sequence GCTCGATGTGGAGCACCTGATGCAGGTGCTGTTCAGCGACAGGCGTTTTGCCGGCTCGCTGCGGGGGTTGTCGCTTGATGCGGACGACCTGCTCGATCAGCTGGAGGGCTTTCTGGCGGAGCAGCCCGTAGCCCGCAGCGAGGATCTGTTCATCGGTGAAGACCTCGAACAGCTGTTGGAGGTGGCTGACCGGGTGCGCGCCCTGTGGGGATCCCGCCTGATCGAACTATCCCACCTGTTGATCGCCATGGGGCGCGATCCACGCATCGGTGCCGATTGCTTGGCCAGCGCTGGATTGCCAGCCGACCGGCTCGAGTCGGAGTTGCGTCGCCAGAGGCCGACCGCAGCAGCTGCTCCGGTGTCGCCGCCGCCAGTGCCAGCATCGCCAGCGACCCCCACTCCAGCTGCCCCTGCGCCGGCAGCGACCCCGCCACCCCCATCGCCTGCCGCGGTGTCGGTCAGCGCCGAGCCGGAGGAACCGTCTGCGCTTCAGTTGTATGGGCGTGATCTGACTGCGGCGGCGGAGGCTGGACAGCTGGATCCGGTGATTGGCCGGGATGGGGAGATCCGGCGCCTGATCAAGGTGCTGTCCCGTCGCGGCAAGAACAACCCTGTGCTGATCGGGGCTCCGGGTGTGGGCAAAACGGCGATTGCCGAATGTCTGGCCCAGCGGATCGTGGCCGGTGAGGTGCCCGATTCGCTGCGGGGCCAGCGCTTGGTCGCCCTCGATGTGGGGGCGCTGATTGCCGGCGCCAAATTTCGCGGCCAATTTGAAGAGCGCCTCCGTTCCGTGCTGGCGGAGGTGAGTGATGCCGATGCCGGCGTCGTGTTGTTCATCGACGAACTGCACACGGTGGTGAGCAGTGATCGCTCCAGTGCTGATGCGGGCAGCTTGCTCAAGCCGGCCCTGGCGCGTGGTGAACTGCGCTGCATCGCCGCCACCACTCCAGAGGACTATCGCCGCACCGTTGAGAAGGATCCCGCTCTTAGCCGGCGCTTTCAGCAGGTGCCGATCCTCGAGCCCTCGATTGAACTCAGCATCGAGATCCTGCGCGGCCTGAAGGAGCGCTATGAGCTCCACCACGGGGTGACGATCACCGACGGGGCCCTCACCGCCGCCGCTCGGCTCGCCGATCGCTACATCAGCGACCGTTGCCTGCCCGATAAGGCGATCGATCTGATCGACGAGGCAGCCGCCCAGCTCAAGATGGACGTGACCTCCAAGCCCCAGGTGGTGGAGGACGCCGAAACCGAGCTGCGGCGGGTTGAACTGGCCTTGCTGGCGGCGGAACAGGCTCCGGAGGCGGAGCGGGTGCAGCTCCAGCGCTCCCGCCTGGAGGCCTCGGCCTGTCTTGAAGATTTGCGCGGTCGTTGGCAGGCGGAACGGGACCAGTTGGAGGAACTGCGTCAGTTGCTCCAGGAGGACGAAACCCTTCGCCATGCGATCGCCGAAGCCGAACGCAACGGTGATCTGGAGGAGGCGGCCCGGTTGGAATACGACCAGCTGCATCGCGTTCAGCAGCGCCGCACCGACCTGGAGCAGGTGTTGGTGGAGGCCCAGGAGCAAGGCACGGCCCTGCTGCGCGAGCAGGTGGAAGCCGGCGACATCGCCGATGTGGTGGCCCGCTGGACCGGGATTCCTGTGCAGCGTCTGCTGGCCGGTGAGCGTCAGAAGCTGCTGGAGCTGGAGACCCAGCTCCAGCAGCGGGTGGTTGGGCAGCCCGAGGCGGTGCAGGCGGTGGCGTCGGCGATCCGTCGGGCCCGGGCCGGGATGAAGGATCCACGCCGCCCCGTGGGCTCCTTCCTGTTTCTCGGACCCACCGGTGTCGGTAAGACCGAGTTGGCCAAGGCCCTGGCGGCCCTGCTGTTCGATGAGGAGGAGGCGCTCGTGCGTCTCGACATGAGCGAGTTCATGGAGCGCAATGCGGTGGCCCGTCTGCTCGGGGCGCCGCCTGGTTATGTGGGCTACGAGGAAGGAGGGCAGCTCACCGAGGCGGTGCGGCGTCGCCCCTATGCGTTGCTCTTGCTCGACGAGGTGGAGAAGGCCCATCCGGATGTGTTCAACGTGCTGCTGCAGGTGCTCGATGACGGGCGTCTCACCGATTCCCAGGGCCGCACCGTGGATTTCCGCCACACGGTGGTGGTGATGACCAGCAATCTCGCCAGTCGCGCCATCCTCGATCGGGCCCGCGAGGGACAGCAGCCCGATGCGGATCAGGCGGCCCTCGATCAGGCGCTTGCGGCCCGGGTGGATGAGGCGCTCGCCAGGCAGTTCCGGCCGGAATTTCTCAATCGCATTGATGAGGTGATTCGCTTCCGGCCTCTGGCGATCGAGGATCTGGAGCGCATCGTGCACTTGCAACTCGCCGAACTGGCCCAGTTGATGCGTGAGCAGGATCTGGAGCTGCGGGTCGATCCGGCGGTGGTGCGGGCGCTGGCGGAGCAGGGCTTTGAGCCGGAATACGGTGCTCGGCCCCTGCGTCGGGTGTTGCGTCGCCAGTTGGAGAATCCTCTGGCGACCCAGCTTCTCGAGGATCGCTTCAGCGGCGCGTCCGCCGTGCGTGTGCGTTGCGGCGACGGGGCCTTGGAGTCGTTCCTGTTCGCGCCAGAGGATTGA